DNA sequence from the Sediminibacillus dalangtanensis genome:
CCGACCTGCGTTTTTAGCTGTCGGCAAATAAGCGGCAGGGAAATCAGGTGTATCGAATAAGCGAGTTGTTTTCTCTTCGTCCACAAACAAGCTTCCTGCTCCTCCTACAACGAAAAGTTTTGTATCTGGAGCGCCTTTTGCTGCCTCGATTAGCACCCTTCCTGCTTCTACATGGTGATGTTCTTCGCCAGGAGCCGCGTTGAATGCATTGACCACCACATCAAATGGCTTGAAGTCATCTGCTGTTATATCAAAAATGTTTTTTTCGAGGACGGTAACCTCCGAATTGTTGATTTTTGCTGCATTTCTCACAATCGCTGTTACCTCATGCCCTCTGTCCAGCGCCTCCTTTAAGATCAAACCGCCTGCTTTACCGCTTGCACCAATAATTCCTATTTTCATACGAACCCCTCCTGTTTCTCTGAATTGCCATACATGTAATATAATCGATTACATGTAATAATTTTAGTTACATGTACTATTCAAGTCAACAAAAAGGGATTCTTCCCATGTTTGTCCGCTTTACGCTATAATGTAGGTGTAATCATCCTCATTACATGATCTATCTATTTTTTCCGTTCAAGGAAGGTGACGAGAAATGTCCATCAGCAGCCGTTTTGCTGTAGGTGTCCATATATTAGCACTGCTGGAAGTCAATAAAGGGGAAGCAAACTCTTCGGAATTTATTGCTGCCAGTGTCAATACCAATC
Encoded proteins:
- a CDS encoding NAD(P)-dependent oxidoreductase, which gives rise to MKIGIIGASGKAGGLILKEALDRGHEVTAIVRNAAKINNSEVTVLEKNIFDITADDFKPFDVVVNAFNAAPGEEHHHVEAGRVLIEAAKGAPDTKLFVVGGAGSLFVDEEKTTRLFDTPDFPAAYLPTAKNAGRNLEDLESTSSIQWTYLSPAAFFDPDGKRTGTYQKGKDQVIQNANGDSYVSYPDFAIAVLDEIENPVHPNERFTVVSNPA